The nucleotide sequence GCACGACCGATGCCAGCCGCGGCTGGCTGTTCTTCGACCTCGTGCTCGCGCACGCCGGCATCCCGCGCTCGGACAAGACGGCGGCAGCTCTCGCCGAGCTGCACGCGTACCATCGCGCCAGCAATCTCTGGGAGTACGTCCCCGCCAACGTCGTTCCCGCGCTGGAGGCGCTGCGCGCCCGAGGGCTGCGGCTGGTGGTCGTGTCGAACGCCAACGGCACGCTCCTCGCGCACATGGAACGCCTCGGCCTCACATCCCGCTTCGATGACATCCTCGACTCCCAGGACGAAGGCGTCGAGAAGCCGGATCCGCGCTTCTTCGAGATCGCGCTGGCACGAAGCGGCGCGCGCAAGGACGCGACCATCCACGTCGGCGACCTCTATCACGTGGACGTCGTCGGCGCGAGAAACGCCGGCCTGCGGGGCGTGCTGCTGGACGAAGCCAACCTCCGTCCGGACGCCGACTGCCCGAGAGTGTCGTCACTCGAGGAGCTGGTGACGCAGATCGCGGCGGGGCGATTCTAGACTCGCCCGCGCGGCTCGCTCGCGGTCGCCTGCCATGCGCCAGCGTCGGGGATGCGTGTAGTATTCACTCCTTCCCAACATGGCCGACTCTGACCGACAGCCGGCGCCAGACGCCGACGAAACGAGAGGCCCGGACGCGGCTGCGCGCGCGGCGCAGGCGATCGGGCCCTATCGGCTCCTCGAGCCGATCGGCGAGGGGGGCATGGGCGAGGTCTGGCTGGCCGAACAGGCGAAGCCGGTGCGGCGCAAGGTCGCGCTCAAGATCATCAAGGCGGGGATGAACACCGCGCAGGTGGTGGCGCGGTTCGAGGCGGAGCGCCAGGCGCTCGCGCTGATGGACCATTCCGCGATCGCGCGTGTCTTCGAGGCCGGCGCGACGGCCGAGGGACGTCCTTACTTCGCCATGGAATACGTCCGCGGCGAATCGATCACCGCGTACTGCGCGAAGCACAAACTGGCGCTCCGCGAGCGCATCGATCTCTTCCTCCAGGTCTGCGACGGCGTCCAGCACGCGCACCAGAAAGGCGTCATCCACCGCGATCTGAAGCCGTCGAACGTCCTCGTCATGCTGCAGGACGATCGGCCGGTGCCGAAGATCATCGACTTCGGCGTCGCCAAGGCGACGACCCAGCCGCTGACCGATC is from Vicinamibacterales bacterium and encodes:
- a CDS encoding HAD family hydrolase; this encodes MPLETVFLDAGGVLLYPNWWRVSDALAIQGVAVSPEALVRADPPARRELDDMGVIGGTTDASRGWLFFDLVLAHAGIPRSDKTAAALAELHAYHRASNLWEYVPANVVPALEALRARGLRLVVVSNANGTLLAHMERLGLTSRFDDILDSQDEGVEKPDPRFFEIALARSGARKDATIHVGDLYHVDVVGARNAGLRGVLLDEANLRPDADCPRVSSLEELVTQIAAGRF